A genomic region of Polynucleobacter necessarius contains the following coding sequences:
- a CDS encoding UDP-N-acetylmuramoyl-tripeptide--D-alanyl-D-alanine ligase, whose product MSVMTALAQVHAMLPGSSLVNISADDAKELVLSRVGTDSRQIDSGELFIALTGDRFDAHDFLSDVAQAGAAAALISNVEKCPSSLPGVSVPNTRIALGELAKAWRLKHPIPLALVTGSNGKTTVKEMIASIFKAAVGEDKTLVTKGNLNNDIGLPLTILKLSAGDRLAVVELGMNHPGETAQLARIAQANIALINNAQREHQEFMATVAAVAEEHSDAIRALPKDGVAVFPAESEFANVWRTAAAGRKVLDFILLSSQVNTKAAVTGQLLSNGHVQVQAEQGTVEIQLNTLGSHNVRNALAASAVALAAGVSLEKIKQGLESFSPVNGRMQAKKIDPNHTLIDDSYNANPDSVRATIDALKQSGNPSWLVLGDMGEVGNQGPEFHREVGAYAAEQGISKLFALGEQCQFAIRGFDEAKKSSASSSAKHFSDMDSLIVQVRDAFHSQSSGSSQHLNILVKGSRFMRMERVVQALLEEAKTCS is encoded by the coding sequence ATGTCTGTAATGACCGCGCTCGCTCAAGTGCATGCTATGTTGCCTGGCAGCAGTCTGGTGAATATTTCCGCTGATGACGCAAAAGAGTTGGTCCTCAGTAGAGTGGGTACGGATAGCCGTCAAATTGACTCCGGTGAATTATTTATTGCATTAACGGGCGATCGCTTTGATGCGCACGATTTTTTATCGGACGTAGCTCAAGCAGGAGCGGCTGCGGCACTCATTAGCAATGTAGAAAAGTGCCCAAGTAGTTTGCCGGGGGTAAGCGTTCCTAATACACGCATAGCATTGGGTGAGCTAGCTAAAGCATGGCGTTTGAAGCATCCTATTCCTTTAGCGCTAGTGACTGGCAGTAACGGTAAAACTACCGTTAAAGAAATGATTGCCTCTATTTTTAAAGCAGCCGTTGGTGAAGATAAGACATTAGTTACTAAAGGCAATTTGAATAACGATATAGGGCTGCCTCTCACGATACTAAAGTTAAGCGCCGGTGATCGTCTTGCTGTGGTGGAGTTAGGAATGAACCATCCTGGCGAGACAGCTCAGTTAGCTAGAATCGCACAAGCCAATATTGCCTTGATTAATAATGCCCAGAGAGAGCACCAGGAGTTTATGGCAACAGTAGCCGCTGTTGCAGAAGAGCATTCCGATGCAATACGCGCCTTACCAAAAGATGGTGTTGCTGTATTCCCGGCTGAGTCAGAGTTTGCAAATGTATGGCGTACAGCTGCTGCTGGTCGCAAGGTTCTCGACTTTATTTTGTTATCTAGCCAAGTCAATACAAAGGCAGCTGTTACTGGACAACTTTTAAGCAATGGTCATGTGCAAGTTCAAGCAGAGCAGGGGACAGTTGAGATTCAGTTAAATACATTAGGCAGCCATAACGTGCGTAATGCATTAGCCGCGAGTGCAGTGGCATTAGCCGCAGGTGTCAGTCTTGAGAAAATTAAGCAAGGTCTTGAATCATTCTCTCCAGTCAATGGCCGTATGCAAGCTAAGAAGATTGATCCTAACCACACCTTAATTGATGATAGTTACAACGCTAATCCAGACTCAGTAAGGGCTACAATTGATGCGCTAAAACAGTCTGGCAATCCATCCTGGTTGGTGTTGGGGGATATGGGCGAAGTTGGTAATCAGGGCCCAGAGTTTCATCGCGAAGTGGGCGCTTACGCTGCGGAGCAAGGCATCTCTAAATTATTTGCACTTGGTGAGCAATGCCAATTTGCGATTCGTGGATTTGATGAGGCTAAGAAGTCTTCTGCATCTTCAAGCGCAAAGCATTTCTCTGATATGGATAGTCTGATCGTGCAAGTAAGAGATGCGTTTCATTCGCAGTCTAGTGGCAGCAGTCAGCATTTGAATATTTTGGTTAAAGGTTCACGATTTATGCGCATGGAGCGTGTAGTACAGGCCTTATTAGAGGAGGCTAAAACATGCTCTTGA
- a CDS encoding UDP-N-acetylmuramoyl-L-alanyl-D-glutamate--2,6-diaminopimelate ligase, producing the protein MALKIDTNHLIEHLRSMANSSAKLSADSRQIESGDIFFAYSVGHGRALCDSRQFINAALEQGAAAVVFDPLGLDGEFVNHPLCFAVEGLAEKVGSLCAQWYDYPSKHLNVIGVTGTNGKTSITQWLAQSLNTTLHRTAVLGTLGTGIPGSLIQTGYTTPDAPKLQTQLKELLDAGAAQVAMEVSSHALHQDRIAGTEFNCAVFTNLTQDHLDYHGNMADYAEAKAKLFHWAELQHAVINLDDAFGRELAMNLLAKGEAKVWAYALNQQAFNGFEKFGNRLQRIYAKDSVIHGAGYDSVFTHEGVAANSLHIPLVGEFNLSNALAVWAVLLSQGYTCDEASKKVSQLTPVLGRMELIHLGKNQKTEGVLAIVDYAHTPDALEKTLQALRPIAQQRNGRIWCVFGCGGDRDAGKRPQMGGVAARYADHVLITSDNPRSEDPQAIMQMIRDGIDKNAQNVQMIADRAAAIMAAIRNADPCDIVLVAGKGHETTQEISRKKFDFSDQEHIRLAAGGGV; encoded by the coding sequence ATGGCATTGAAAATAGATACCAATCACCTGATTGAGCACTTACGAAGCATGGCAAACTCCTCTGCCAAGTTAAGTGCGGACAGTCGCCAGATTGAATCTGGCGATATCTTTTTTGCCTATTCAGTAGGTCATGGAAGAGCGTTGTGTGATAGCCGTCAATTTATTAATGCAGCCTTAGAGCAGGGTGCAGCTGCAGTTGTGTTTGATCCATTAGGTTTGGATGGCGAATTCGTAAATCATCCTTTGTGCTTTGCTGTGGAAGGATTAGCGGAAAAGGTGGGCAGTCTTTGCGCTCAATGGTATGACTACCCTAGCAAGCACTTGAATGTTATTGGTGTTACGGGTACTAATGGCAAGACTAGTATTACTCAGTGGCTCGCCCAATCGCTCAATACAACTTTACATCGCACTGCAGTGTTGGGAACTTTGGGAACAGGGATTCCTGGATCTTTGATTCAGACTGGCTACACCACGCCTGATGCTCCAAAGTTGCAAACGCAGCTGAAGGAATTATTAGATGCAGGTGCTGCGCAAGTGGCGATGGAAGTTTCATCTCATGCCTTGCATCAAGACCGTATTGCGGGAACAGAATTTAATTGCGCCGTTTTCACCAATTTGACACAAGATCATTTGGATTACCACGGCAATATGGCTGACTATGCGGAAGCAAAGGCTAAATTATTTCATTGGGCCGAACTTCAACATGCTGTCATTAATTTGGATGATGCATTTGGCCGCGAATTAGCAATGAACCTTTTGGCGAAGGGCGAGGCCAAGGTTTGGGCTTATGCATTAAATCAACAAGCTTTTAATGGTTTTGAAAAGTTTGGTAATCGTTTGCAGCGTATTTATGCAAAAGATAGCGTCATTCATGGCGCTGGTTACGATTCAGTCTTCACTCATGAAGGCGTTGCTGCCAATTCTTTGCATATTCCTTTGGTAGGCGAATTTAATTTAAGTAATGCGCTTGCTGTATGGGCCGTATTGCTGAGTCAAGGCTATACGTGCGACGAGGCAAGCAAAAAAGTAAGTCAACTTACTCCGGTTTTGGGTCGCATGGAGTTAATTCATCTCGGCAAAAATCAAAAGACCGAGGGTGTATTGGCAATTGTTGACTATGCGCATACGCCAGATGCCCTTGAGAAAACATTGCAAGCATTGCGTCCAATTGCACAGCAACGTAATGGAAGAATTTGGTGTGTATTTGGATGTGGTGGTGATCGTGATGCGGGAAAACGCCCTCAAATGGGTGGTGTAGCAGCCCGTTATGCCGACCATGTATTAATTACTAGTGACAATCCGCGCTCTGAAGATCCACAAGCAATCATGCAAATGATTCGTGATGGCATTGATAAAAATGCACAGAATGTGCAGATGATTGCCGATCGAGCCGCCGCAATTATGGCCGCAATCCGAAATGCTGATCCTTGCGATATTGTTTTGGTTGCGGGCAAGGGCCACGAAACAACACAAGAAATTAGCCGTAAGAAATTTGATTTCTCTGACCAAGAGCACATTCGCTTGGCTGCAGGAGGAGGAGTCTGA